The following proteins are co-located in the Sporosarcina pasteurii genome:
- a CDS encoding exonuclease SbcCD subunit D, whose amino-acid sequence MKIFHTADWHLGKLVQGVYMTEEQSYILEQFIEAIEEEQPDAVIIAGDLYDRAVPPTEAVALFDNVLKSIVVDLDVPVIAVAGNHDSPGRLQFGSQFMRENGYYIAGKMTKEIKPVILNDEFGEVHFHLVPFADPSVVRNLYDDAEITNHQSAMAKIMESISAKIDHKARHVFVGHAFVTPHGESEENTSDSERPIAIGGAEYVSARLFQPFHYTALGHLHQAHYVLNENIRYAGSPLKYSISEEHHNKGFFIVSLDGEGNTTIEKRDLIPRRDMRTVEGTIEEIETHPVSEDYVFVKLLDKTPVLYPMEKVRAIYPNAMHVERKIYASESKTIGTERKNSSQQTDMELFQSFYKEMKGEELDEETKKLFAEVLHEVMNEEGAEQ is encoded by the coding sequence TTGAAAATCTTTCATACAGCGGATTGGCATTTAGGGAAACTTGTTCAAGGTGTTTATATGACGGAAGAACAATCATATATATTAGAGCAGTTTATCGAAGCGATTGAAGAGGAGCAACCTGATGCAGTCATTATTGCAGGTGACTTATATGATCGGGCAGTGCCGCCAACAGAAGCGGTAGCCTTGTTTGACAATGTCCTTAAAAGTATAGTAGTAGACTTAGATGTACCAGTGATCGCAGTTGCTGGCAACCATGACAGTCCTGGTAGACTTCAGTTCGGTAGCCAATTTATGCGAGAAAATGGGTATTACATTGCCGGAAAGATGACGAAAGAAATTAAACCGGTGATTTTAAACGATGAATTTGGTGAAGTTCATTTTCATCTTGTGCCTTTTGCTGATCCTTCAGTCGTTCGGAACCTTTATGATGACGCCGAGATTACGAATCATCAAAGTGCCATGGCAAAAATAATGGAATCGATTTCCGCGAAAATAGATCATAAAGCAAGACATGTATTTGTAGGACATGCTTTTGTGACGCCGCATGGTGAAAGTGAAGAGAATACGAGTGATTCAGAAAGACCAATTGCGATTGGTGGGGCAGAATATGTTTCTGCTCGTTTATTTCAACCATTTCATTATACGGCATTAGGGCATTTACATCAGGCGCATTATGTGTTGAATGAAAACATTCGGTATGCAGGTTCGCCTCTAAAATATTCAATTTCAGAAGAACATCATAATAAAGGATTTTTCATCGTGAGCCTCGACGGGGAAGGTAACACGACGATTGAAAAGAGAGATTTAATTCCTAGAAGAGATATGCGTACAGTAGAGGGAACAATTGAAGAAATAGAAACCCATCCCGTAAGTGAAGATTATGTGTTTGTAAAATTACTAGATAAAACACCGGTATTATACCCAATGGAAAAAGTGCGGGCGATTTACCCGAATGCCATGCATGTAGAACGTAAAATTTACGCGTCTGAATCAAAAACGATCGGTACGGAAAGAAAGAACAGTAGCCAACAAACTGATATGGAGTTATTCCAATCCTTTTATAAAGAAATGAAAGGTGAAGAATTGGACGAGGAAACGAAAAAGCTGTTTGCAGAAGTTCTTCACGAAGTGATGAATGAGGAGGGAGCTGAACAATGA
- a CDS encoding TetR/AcrR family transcriptional regulator — protein MTDRKILIIEKAAELFAEKGFDATSVQDITDACGISKGSFYLSFKSKDNLLFSIFEYFTNKLMKRMAELKDINIEARERLKLFFKVQFEEIARYSDFILMQMREQTNPINEEMLQLMNNMRRRTYQLQEDVLLDVYGEKVERHLPDLHVLLHGILTGYIEIIIFNKDSLNYEALAKFLVARTDSIVAGLTEPLLRQEQLIGFEIDMNELLLSTSEIIEEIRTLKQERLEEDIQISLDVIEEELLSETVRKPVILGMISNLKEDIRTEKVVRKLQLYLKNL, from the coding sequence TTGACAGATAGAAAAATATTAATTATTGAAAAGGCAGCAGAATTATTTGCGGAAAAAGGTTTTGATGCAACGTCCGTGCAAGATATAACAGATGCTTGTGGGATCTCAAAAGGTTCATTCTACCTTTCATTCAAATCGAAAGATAATTTATTGTTCTCGATCTTTGAATACTTTACAAATAAATTAATGAAAAGAATGGCCGAACTAAAAGATATCAATATTGAAGCACGTGAACGACTGAAGTTGTTTTTTAAGGTTCAATTCGAAGAAATCGCACGTTATTCGGATTTTATTTTAATGCAAATGAGAGAGCAAACAAATCCAATTAATGAAGAAATGTTACAGCTTATGAACAATATGAGAAGAAGAACCTATCAGTTACAAGAGGATGTACTCCTTGATGTCTATGGAGAAAAAGTTGAGCGTCATCTGCCTGATCTTCATGTGCTATTACACGGAATACTGACAGGATATATTGAAATCATTATTTTTAATAAAGATTCTTTGAATTATGAGGCGTTAGCAAAGTTTTTAGTAGCAAGAACCGATTCAATCGTGGCTGGATTAACCGAACCACTTTTACGTCAGGAGCAATTAATTGGTTTTGAAATCGATATGAATGAGCTACTCCTGTCAACTTCAGAAATAATAGAAGAAATTCGAACGTTAAAACAAGAACGTCTCGAGGAAGATATACAAATCAGTTTGGATGTGATTGAAGAAGAACTGTTATCGGAGACCGTTCGAAAACCTGTTATATTAGGTATGATTTCAAATTTAAAAGAAGATATACGAACTGAAAAGGTAGTGCGTAAACTTCAGTTATACTTAAAAAATCTATAA